A single window of Ovis canadensis isolate MfBH-ARS-UI-01 breed Bighorn chromosome 15, ARS-UI_OviCan_v2, whole genome shotgun sequence DNA harbors:
- the GLB1L3 gene encoding beta-galactosidase-1-like protein 3 codes for MGSPPRSSPRLSWRRVLCVLFLPFASSGFAPPAKHRNNFIFEHRKLHPSPRRFDWSHLTPRELQNRSWGIQTEERAGRNPYFTLEGREFLILGGSIHYFRVPRASWRDRLLKLRACGFNTVTTYVPWNLHEPERGTFDFSGNLDLEAFILLAEEVGLWVILRPGPYICGEMDLGGLPSWLLQDPTSQLRTTNHSFVNAVNKYFDHLIPRVAPLQYCRGGPIIAVQVENEYGFFYKDKAYMPYLLQALQQRGIGGLLLTADNSEEVTRGHIKGVLASINVKAFKVDSFKHLYKLQRHKPILIMEFWVGWFDTWGAEHRVMGVSEVERSVSEFIRFGISFNVYMFHGGTNFGFMNGATSFEKHRGVTTSYDYDGVLTEAGDYTAKYFMFRSLFESILVRPLPPVPSPTPTVVYPSLKLSHYLPLWEALPYLQRPVTSNVPINMENLPINNGNGQSFGFVLYEMTVCSGGRLRANAQDEAQVFLNETSLGILTDVHRDIDIPPITECQLLRILVENQGRVNFSWKIQNQRKGLIGPVTLDKIPLDWFTIYSLELKMRFFKKLRSAPWRPLGGPSSSPAFYQGTLTAGSSPQDTFLQLLGWNHGCVFINGRNLGRYWNIGPQEALYLPGSWLQPGANEIVLFEKEKRGSGVFSTDVRRFRFSVG; via the exons ATGGGCTCCCCGCCGCGCTCCAG CCCCCGTCTCTCCTGGAGAAGAGTCCTGTGCGTCCTTTTCCTGCCATTTGCCTCATCGGGTTTTGCTCCTCCGGCGAAACACAGAAATAACTTTATATTCGAACACAGAAAGCTGCATCCAAGCCCGCGCAG GTTCGACTGGTCGCACCTGACGCCCCGCGAGCTGCAGAACCGCTCGTGGGGGATTCAGACTGAGGAGCGAGCCGGGCGCAACCCCTACTTCACGCTGGAGGGCCGCGAGTTCCTCATCCTCGGGGGCTCCATACACTACTTCCGAGTGCCACGGGCCTCCTGGAGAGACCGGCTGCTCAAGCTGCGGGCCTGCGGCTTCAACACCGTCACCAC CTACGTCCCGTGGAACCTCCACGAGCCGGAGAGAGGCACATTCGACTTCTCCGGGAACCTGGACCTGGA GGCCTTCATCCTGCTGGCGGaggaggtggggctgtgggtgaTCCTGCGTCCAGGCCCCTACATCTGCGGCGAGATGGACCTCGGGGGCCTGCCCAG CTGGTTACTGCAGGACCCCACGTCGCAGCTGAGGACCACCAACCACAGCTTTGTGAACGCCGTGAAcaagtactttgaccacctgatccCCAGGGTGGCTCCGCTCCAG TACTGCAGGGGAGGCCCCATCATCGCGGTGCAGGTGGAGAACGAGTACGGCTTCTTCTACAAGGACAAGGCCTACATGCCCTACCTGCTGCAG GCCCTGCAGCAGAGGGGCATTGGAGGGCTGCTCCTGACCGCAGACAACTCGGAGGAAGTGACGAGAGGGCACATAAAGGGAG TGCTGGCCAGCATTAACGTGAAGGCGTTCAAGGTAGACTCGTTCAAGCATCTGTACAAGCTGCAG AGACACAAGCCCATTTTGATCATGGAATTCTGGGTCGGCTGGTTTGACACCTGGGGAGCCGAGCACAGGGTGATGGGCGTGAGCG AGGTTGAAAGGAGCGTGTCCGAATTTATCAGGTTTGGGATCTCCTTCAACGTGTACATGTTCCACGGGGGGACCAACTTTGGCTTCATGAACGGGGCCACGAGTTTCGAGAAGCACAGAGGTGTCACCACGAGCTACG ACTATGACGGGGTGCTGACGGAAGCTGGGGATTACACCGCCAAGTACTTCATGTTCCGGAGCCTCTTTGAATCCATCCTGG TCAGGCCCCTGCCCCCTGTTCCGAGTCCCACTCCCACGGTGGTGTACCCCTCCTTGAAGCTGTCTCACTACCTGCCGCTGTGGGAGGCCCTGCCCTACCTGCAGAGG CCAGTCACCTCTAACGTTCCGATTAACATGGAGAACCTGCCCATCAACAACGGCAACGGCCAGTCCTTCGGGTTCGTGCTTTATGAGATGACCGTCTGCTCCGGGGGCCGGCTCCGTGCCAACGCACAAGATGAGGCTCAG GTGTTTTTGAATGAGACGAGTTTAGGGATTCTTACCGATGTTCATCGGGACATAGACATTCCTCCAATCACG GAATGTCAGCTTCTAAGGATCCTGGTGGAGAATCAAGGTCGAGTCAATTTTTCATGGAAAATTCAAAACCAGCGGAAAG GATTGATCGGACCTGTTACTCTGGATAAAATTCCTCTGGACTGGTTCACCATCTATTCTCTGGAACTGAAAATGCGATTCTTCAAGAA GCTCCGCTCTGCACCCTGGAGGCCTCTCGGGGGCCCCTCCTCGAGCCCTGCCTTCTACCAGGGCACGCTGACGGCTGGCTCCTCTCCACAGGACACCTTCCTCCAGCTGCTT GGCTGGAATCATGGGTGTGTGTTCATCAACGGACGTAACCTTGGGCGCTACTGGAATATTGGGCCTCAGGAAGCGCTTTACCTGCCTGGCTCCTGGCTCCAGCCTGGCGCCAATGAG ATTGTCCTGTTcgagaaggagaagagaggctCAGGCGTCTTCAGCACAGACGTCCGCAG GTTTCGATTCTCGGTTGGCTGA